In the Mesorhizobium sp. WSM2240 genome, CAATTAAGATCGCCCTTGTCGTCAAAGCCCTCGGCAACGGCTTCTTCGACGCCGCCAATAAGGGTGCCCAGGAGGCCGCCAAGGAACTCGGCGACGTCGAGGTGATCTACACCGGCCCGACCGCGGCGACGGCCGAAGGCCAGATCGAGATCGTCAACTCTCTGATCGCGCAGAACGTCAACGCCATCGCGATCTCCGCCAACGATCCGGACGCGCTCGTGCCGGTGCTAAAAAAGGCGATGGACCGCGGCATCACCGTCATCTCGTGGGATTCGGGCGTCGCGCCGGAGGGCCGGCAGATGCACCTCAATCCTTCGGACACGGACCTGATCGGCGAGACGATCATCAAGCTCGCCGCGGACTATCTGCCTGAAGGCGGCGATGTGGCGATCCTGTCGGCATCATCCACGGCGACCAACCAGAACGCCTGGATCGAGGCGGCCAAGAAGGTCCTTCCGGAAAAGTTCCCGAAGATCAATCTCGTGGCCACCGTCTACGGCGACGACGACTCGGTGAAGAGCACCAACGAAGCCAAGGGCCTGATCGCCAGCCATCCCGATCTCAAGGCGATCATCGCGCCGACCACGGTCGGCGTCGTTGCCGCCGCGCAGGTCGTCACCGACCAGAATCTGATCGGCAAGGTCAACGTGACCGGTCTTGCGCTGCCGTCGGAGTTCAAGCAGTTCATCGACAACGGCGCCTCACAGGCAGTCGCGCTCTGGAACCCGATCGATCTCGGCTACTCGGCGGTCTACCTCGCCCACGGCCTCGCAACCGGCAAGGCGAAGGCCGAACCCGGCGCAAAGCTGTCGATTGGCAAGGTCGGCGAGGTCACGCTCGACGACACCAACTCCGCCGCCATGGCGCCGCCCTTCCAGTTCGACAAGTCGAACATCGAAGAGTTCTCGAAAATCTATTGATCCGACAAGGTGGTTGCGGCGGCATGGTCTAGACTTTGCCGCCGCGGCTCGATCAACGACAGGGCTTGAGAGATAAATGCACACGGCAGCCCTGAAGGCAGAACGTCCGGACAGCACCGCAGATACTCCGCTGCTTTCGCTTTCCGGCGTGACCAAGAGCTTCCCCGGCGTGCGGGCGCTCCACGACGTCAGCCTGTCGCTCTATCCTGGCCAGGTCACGGCGCTGATCGGCGAGAACGGCGCCGGCAAGTCGACGCTGGTCAAGATCCTGACCGGCATCTACCAGCCAGACGAGGGTGAAATCCGCATCGGCGGCGATGCAGTGAAGCTGCCGACGGCCGACGCGGCCTTCCGGCACGGCATCACCGCGATCCACCAGGAGACCGTCCTTTTCGACGATCTCTCCGTCGCGGAAAACATTTTCCTTGGCCATGCGCCGCGCAACCGCTTCGGCCTGATCGACTGGCGCACCATGCGCGCCAATGCGCGCGAAGTGCTGGAGACCATGGGCGCCGGCCACATCGATGCCGACGCGCGGCTGCGCGATCTCGGCATCGCCAACAAGCATCTGGTCGCGGTCGCGCGCGCAATGTCGATCGACGCACAGATCGTCATCATGGACGAGCCGACCGCCGCGCTGTCGGCCAAGGAGATCCAGGAGCTTTTCGAACTGATCGACTTCCTGAAGAGCGACGGCAAGGCGATCCTCTTCATCAGCCACAAGTTCGACGAGATCTATCGCATCGCCGATCGCTACACGGTGTTCCGCGACGGCGAGATGGTCGGCGAAGGCCTGCTTGCCGACAAGCCGCAGCACGAGATCGTCAGGATGATGGTCGGCCGCGCCGTCGACCATATCTTCCCCGAACGCCAGCCGAAGATCGGCGCAACGATCCTCTCGGTGAGCGGCCTTTCGCATCCGACCGAATTCGACGGGATCGGTTTCGAACTGCGGCAGGGTGAAATCCTCGGCTTTTACGGGTTGGTCGGCGCGGGCCGCAGCGAAGTCATGCAGGCGATTGCGGGCATGACGCGCACCAGCGCCGGGAGCATCACGCTTGACGGCGCGCCGATTGCGCCGAAATCGGCGGCGGAGGCGATCGAGGCCGGCATCGTCTACGTGCCCGAGGAACGCGGACGGCAAGGCGTGGTGATCGGCCTGCCGATCTTCCAGAACGTTTCGCTGCCTTCGCTCGACCGAACCTCCAAATCCGGCCTGCTCCGGCTCGCGGAAGAGTTCCGCCTTGCGCGAACCTACACCGAGCGCCTCGACCTCCGGGCGTCGTCGCTCAGCCAGGACGTCGGGACGCTGTCGGGCGGTAATCAGCAGAAGGTGGTGATCGCCAAATGGCTCGCCACGAAGCCGAAGGTCATCATCCTCGACGAGCCGACCAAGGGCATCGACATCGGCTCCAAGGCCGCCGTCCACGGCTTCATGGCGGAGCTTGTCGCCGAGCGGCTTTCTGTGATCATGGTTTCATCCGAACTGCCGGAAATCCTGGGCATGTCAGACCGCGTCATCGTCATGCGCGAGGGCCGCATTGCAGCAGTGTTCGAGAACAAAGGGCTGGACGCCGAGACACTGGTGCGCGCCGCAGCGGGGATCGCGGCTTGAGCGCGCTACTGAAATACCGCGAGATGTTTCTCGTTGCCGCGATCGCTCTGCTCATCGCGGCGATCACGCTGCGCTTTCCTGCCTTCGCACGGCCGGGGAATCTCGCCGCCGTGTTCAACGACACTTCCATCCTGATGATCCTGGCGCTTGGGCAGATGGCGGTCATCCTGACGCGCTCGATCGACCTCTCGATGGCGTCAAACCTAGCGCTGACCGGCATGATCGTGGCGCTGACCAACGCCAATTTTCCCGGCATTCCGATCCCGCTGATTATCCTCGAGGCAATGGCGATCGGGGCGGTTCTCGGCGCCTTCAACGGTGTGCTTGTCTGGAAGCTCGGCATTCCGGCGATCGTCGTCACGCTCGGCACCTTGACCATCTTTCGTGGCGCAACCTTCGTCGTTGCCGGCGGGACCTGGGTCAATGCCGACCGGATGAGCCCGGCATTCATCGCCCTGCAGCGTGGCGTCTTCCTCGGCATGCCGGTTCTGTCCTGGTTCGCCATCGTGGCGATCATCACCTTCTACCTCGTGATGACCAGAACGCCGGTCGGCCGCTCGATCTACGCAGCCGGCGTCAATCCGTCGGCCGCGGTTTACGCAGGCATCGATGTCGGCCGCGCCAAGTTCATCGCCTTCTGCATTTCCGGCATGGTCGCGGGGCTGTGCGGCTATCTCTGGGTGTCGCGCTACGTGATAGCCGCGACTGAAGTCGCCAATGGATACGAGCTCAACATCATCGCCGCCTGTGTCATCGGCGGGGTGTCGATCGCCGGCGGCATCGGTTCGGTCGGCGGAGCCGTGCTCGGCGCGCTGTTCCTCGGCATCATCAGCAATGCGCTGCCGGTCATCAACATCTCGCCCTTCTGGCAAATGGCGATCTCCGGCACGGCGATCCTCGCCGCAGTGATCCTCAATGCGCGCGGCGAACGCAAGCAAGGACGCATCATCCTGAAGAAGGCGGAAGCAGCATGAGCGCGATCGAAACCATCGCCGCGCCGCGCAAGATACCAGACCGGCTCGACACGCCGCTCAAGGGCGCCGTGCTGTCGTGGGAGGCCCTGCTGATCGCTGTGGCGGTGACGATCTTCGTCATCAACAGCCTGGCGTCACCCTACTTCCTGAATGCGTGGTCGCTGTCTGACCTCACTTTCAACTTCACCGAAAAAGGCCTGATCGCGCTCGCCATGGCGCTTCTGATCATCTCCGGAGAGATCGACCTGTCGGTCGCGGCAATCATCGCGCTCGCCTCGACCCTGATGGGCATGGCGCTGCAGGCCGACGCCGGCACGCCCATGCTGGTTGCGATCGGCATCGGCACGGGGCTTCTGTGCGGTGCGTTCAACGGCCTGCTGGTCACCGGGCTCGGCCTGCCGTCGATCGTCGTCACCATCGGCACGATGAGCCTCTTTCGCGGCATCGCCTTCATCATCCTCGGCGACCAGGCGTTCAAGGGATATCCGGCGAGCTTCGCTTTCTTCGGCCAGGGCTATGTCTGGTGGGTGGTGTCGTTCGAACTGACGCTCTTCCTTATCGCGGCGCTGGTCTACTGGTTCCTGCTGCACCGGACGAGCTTCGGCCGCCGCGTCTTCGCCATCGGCAACAATCCTGTCGCGGCGCAGTTTTCCGGCGTTCGGGTCGCGCGGGTGAAGTTCATCCTGTTCTGCCTCACCGGGTTGATGGCCGGCGTCGCCTCCGTGCTCATCACCTCGCGGCTCGGCTCGACCCGGCCCTCAATCGCCCAAGGCTACGAGCTGGAGGTTATCACCATGGTCGTGCTTGGCGGCGTCAGCATTCTGGGCGGCGCGGGCAGCATCGCCGGCGTGGTCCTTGCTGCCATCATCATGGGCATGGTTACCTTCGGCTTCGGCCTGCTCAACGTGCCAGGCATCGTCATGTCGATCTTCATCGGCCTGCTGCTGATCCTGGTCATTGCGCTGCCCATCCTCTGGCGGCGTCTGTTCGGACGGAGGCCCGCATGACCGGCGAGAAATACGCCTTCAGGATGAAGCTCAATCCGGGCATGAAGGACGAGTACAGGAAACGCCACGACGAGATATGGCCGGAACTCGTGGCGCTGCTGAAGGACGCCAGCGTCTCCGACTATTCGATCCATCTCGACGAGGAGACCAACACCCTGTTCGGTGTGCTCTGGCGGCGCACGGATCACACCATGGACGACCTGCCGAACCACCCGGTGATGAAACGCTGGTGGGCGCACATGGCCGACATCATGGAAACGAAGCCGGACAATGAGCCGGTCGCCGTGCCGCTCGAAACCGTCTTCCATATGAAATGATGCGCCAAATCGCCGTCATCGATATCGGCAAGACCAATGCGAAGATCGCGCTGGTCGACCTCGAGCACATGCGGGAAGTCGCGGTCCGCACCCGGCCGAATGCAGTGCTGCGCGATGGTCCCTACCCGCACTACGACATAGAAGGGCTGTGGAACTTCGTCCTCGACAGTCTGGCAGCCGTCAACCGAGAGCGACCGGTAGAGGCGGTCGCCGTGACCACGCATGGCGCGACGGCCGTATTGCTCGACGGGCAGGGAAACCTTGCTTTGCCGGTGCTCGATTATGAGCACGACGGTCCCGATGCGCATGCCGCCGAGTACGATGCCGTTCGCCCGACTTTCGAGGAGACGGGATCGCCGCGCCTGCCGAACGGGCTGAACGTCGGGGCCCAGATCTTCTGGCAGATGAAAACATTCCCGGACGAGTTCGCGCAGACCGCGTCGATCGTCATGTACGCGCAATACTGGTCCTGGCGCCTGTCGGGCGTGCTCGCAAACGAGGTGACCTCGCTCGGCTGCCATACGGATCTGTGGAGTCCATCCGCGCGCGACTATTCCTCACTTGTCGATCGCCAGGATTGGCGAAAGCTGATGGCGCCGGTGGGCCGGGCCAGCGACAGACTTGGGCCGCTTCTGCCGGACCTCGCGCTGAAGACCGGGCTCGCAAGCGGCACGTCGGTTTTTTGCGGCATTCACGATTCCAACGCTTCCCTGCTGCCGCATCTGCTCTCGCGAAAGCCTCCGTTCGCCGTCGTGTCGACGGGAACATGGGTGATCTCGATGGCGGTCGGCGGCAGGGCGGTCTCGCTCGATCCGGCGCGCGACACGCTCATCAACACAAACGCGGTGGGCGATCCCGTGCCCTCCGCGCGCTTCATGGGCGGCCGTGAGTTCGAGACGATCATGAGCGGCCGTGAGGCGCGATGGGATGAAGCCGATCAGGAGAGCGTGCTCGGCAACAGCGTCATGCTTCTTCCTGCCGTCCAGCAGGGATCGGGTCCGTTTCCGGCGCTCAGGTCGAAATGGACCCCCGCGGAGGCGGCCAATGATGGACAGCGCACCGTCGCGGCTTCCTTCTACCTCGCTCTTACGACGGCAACCTGTCTGGATCTGATCGGGGCGGATGGTCCCACGATCGTCGAAGGGCCTTTCGCCAGGAATTCCGCGTTTGTCCGGATGTTGGCCGCAGGTACCGGCCGACCGGTGGTAGCAGATAGCGCGGGCTCGACCGGCACAAGCGTGGGGGCCGCGCTGTTGGTTTCCGCCACACCGCCGGCCGTCCCTGCGAGCGTTCCGAACCCGCCTGACGAAGACGGTTGGAAAGTCTACGCGGATGCGTGGAAGTCGGCCGTCAGCAATGTGACTGCGCGATCTTGACCTCAAGCGGCTGGAGCTGAGGCGTTCGCCGCTCACCTCGCCCTGTATCGCGTCACTTCGCGATGAAGTCCTCCATGGCGCGAACGGCGATCCCATAACC is a window encoding:
- the rhaM gene encoding L-rhamnose mutarotase; amino-acid sequence: MTGEKYAFRMKLNPGMKDEYRKRHDEIWPELVALLKDASVSDYSIHLDEETNTLFGVLWRRTDHTMDDLPNHPVMKRWWAHMADIMETKPDNEPVAVPLETVFHMK
- a CDS encoding ABC transporter permease — translated: MSAIETIAAPRKIPDRLDTPLKGAVLSWEALLIAVAVTIFVINSLASPYFLNAWSLSDLTFNFTEKGLIALAMALLIISGEIDLSVAAIIALASTLMGMALQADAGTPMLVAIGIGTGLLCGAFNGLLVTGLGLPSIVVTIGTMSLFRGIAFIILGDQAFKGYPASFAFFGQGYVWWVVSFELTLFLIAALVYWFLLHRTSFGRRVFAIGNNPVAAQFSGVRVARVKFILFCLTGLMAGVASVLITSRLGSTRPSIAQGYELEVITMVVLGGVSILGGAGSIAGVVLAAIIMGMVTFGFGLLNVPGIVMSIFIGLLLILVIALPILWRRLFGRRPA
- a CDS encoding FGGY-family carbohydrate kinase, encoding MMRQIAVIDIGKTNAKIALVDLEHMREVAVRTRPNAVLRDGPYPHYDIEGLWNFVLDSLAAVNRERPVEAVAVTTHGATAVLLDGQGNLALPVLDYEHDGPDAHAAEYDAVRPTFEETGSPRLPNGLNVGAQIFWQMKTFPDEFAQTASIVMYAQYWSWRLSGVLANEVTSLGCHTDLWSPSARDYSSLVDRQDWRKLMAPVGRASDRLGPLLPDLALKTGLASGTSVFCGIHDSNASLLPHLLSRKPPFAVVSTGTWVISMAVGGRAVSLDPARDTLINTNAVGDPVPSARFMGGREFETIMSGREARWDEADQESVLGNSVMLLPAVQQGSGPFPALRSKWTPAEAANDGQRTVAASFYLALTTATCLDLIGADGPTIVEGPFARNSAFVRMLAAGTGRPVVADSAGSTGTSVGAALLVSATPPAVPASVPNPPDEDGWKVYADAWKSAVSNVTARS
- the rhaS gene encoding rhamnose ABC transporter substrate-binding protein, coding for MSIFRKLLATAAIAAVMFTGPANAESIKIALVVKALGNGFFDAANKGAQEAAKELGDVEVIYTGPTAATAEGQIEIVNSLIAQNVNAIAISANDPDALVPVLKKAMDRGITVISWDSGVAPEGRQMHLNPSDTDLIGETIIKLAADYLPEGGDVAILSASSTATNQNAWIEAAKKVLPEKFPKINLVATVYGDDDSVKSTNEAKGLIASHPDLKAIIAPTTVGVVAAAQVVTDQNLIGKVNVTGLALPSEFKQFIDNGASQAVALWNPIDLGYSAVYLAHGLATGKAKAEPGAKLSIGKVGEVTLDDTNSAAMAPPFQFDKSNIEEFSKIY
- a CDS encoding sugar ABC transporter ATP-binding protein, encoding MHTAALKAERPDSTADTPLLSLSGVTKSFPGVRALHDVSLSLYPGQVTALIGENGAGKSTLVKILTGIYQPDEGEIRIGGDAVKLPTADAAFRHGITAIHQETVLFDDLSVAENIFLGHAPRNRFGLIDWRTMRANAREVLETMGAGHIDADARLRDLGIANKHLVAVARAMSIDAQIVIMDEPTAALSAKEIQELFELIDFLKSDGKAILFISHKFDEIYRIADRYTVFRDGEMVGEGLLADKPQHEIVRMMVGRAVDHIFPERQPKIGATILSVSGLSHPTEFDGIGFELRQGEILGFYGLVGAGRSEVMQAIAGMTRTSAGSITLDGAPIAPKSAAEAIEAGIVYVPEERGRQGVVIGLPIFQNVSLPSLDRTSKSGLLRLAEEFRLARTYTERLDLRASSLSQDVGTLSGGNQQKVVIAKWLATKPKVIILDEPTKGIDIGSKAAVHGFMAELVAERLSVIMVSSELPEILGMSDRVIVMREGRIAAVFENKGLDAETLVRAAAGIAA
- a CDS encoding ABC transporter permease, which translates into the protein MSALLKYREMFLVAAIALLIAAITLRFPAFARPGNLAAVFNDTSILMILALGQMAVILTRSIDLSMASNLALTGMIVALTNANFPGIPIPLIILEAMAIGAVLGAFNGVLVWKLGIPAIVVTLGTLTIFRGATFVVAGGTWVNADRMSPAFIALQRGVFLGMPVLSWFAIVAIITFYLVMTRTPVGRSIYAAGVNPSAAVYAGIDVGRAKFIAFCISGMVAGLCGYLWVSRYVIAATEVANGYELNIIAACVIGGVSIAGGIGSVGGAVLGALFLGIISNALPVINISPFWQMAISGTAILAAVILNARGERKQGRIILKKAEAA